The stretch of DNA GGTGACTTCGATTTCGCTGAGCAGCACTGGATGCTGCGCATCGCCGAAGCGCACGCCGTAAGCCAGATGCGCCCGCTCGATGGCCGCGTCCTTGCCGGCGAACCAGCGGCGGTTCTGCAACCAGCTCGGCAGAATGCCCTGCTCCAGGGTGTTGCGGGTCGGCGCTTCGAGCAGTTCTTCCATGCGTTTTTTCAGCACCAGCGTGGTGAAGTCCGGCAGGCTCTGCGCCGGTTCCACGTGCCAGCTCGGCATCTGGTTTTCCGCTGCCAGGGCGAACCAGTAGAAACCGTAGGGCGCCAAGGTCAGGAGGAAATTCAACTGGCCGATCGGCGGGAACGCATTACCGCCGAGCATCTCCACCGGAACCATGCCGACGTACGCCGACAGATCGAGTTCCGCCGCCTGCGCGCTGCGCGATACGTTGGCCACGCAGAGGATGATTTCGTGCTTGCCGTCGGCGTCGGTGAATTCCCGGGTGTATGCCAGAATCCGCCGGTTGCTCGGCGAGAGCATCTTCAGCGTACCGCGCCCGAAGGCCTTGGACTGCTTGCGCACGGCGAGCATGCGTCGCGTCCAGTTGAGCAGCGAATGCGGGTCGCCAGCCTGGGTTTCGACGTTCACCGACAGGTAGCCGTATTGCGGGTCCATGATCGGCGGCAGCACCAGGCTTGCCGGGTCGGCGCGGGAGAAACCACCGTTGCGGTCGATCGACCATTGCATCGGGGTCCGCACGCCGTCGCGGTCGCCAAGATAGATGTTGTCGCCCATGCCGATTTCATCGCCGTAATACAAGGTCGGCGTGCCCGGCATCGACAACAGCAGGCTATTGAGCAGTTCGACGCGGCGGCGATCACGCTCCATCAACGGCGCCAGACGCCGGCGAATGCCGAGGTTGATCCGCGCGCGACGGTCAGCGGCGTAGTAATTCCACAGGTAATCGCGCTCCTTGTCGGTGACCATCTCCAGCGTCAACTCATCGTGGTTGCGCAGGAAGATTGCCCACTGGCAGTTGGCAGGAATCTCGGGGGTTTGACGCAGAATATCGGTGATCGGGAAGCGATCTTCCTGGGCCAGCGCCATGTACATGCGCGGCATCAGCGGGAAGTGAAACGCCATGTGGCATTCGTCACCATTGACACCCGCCGCATCGGTGTCGCCGAAGTACAACTGGGTGTCTTCCGGCCATTGGTTGGCCTCGGCCAGTAGCATACGGTCGGGGTAATTGGCGTCGATCTCGGCACGGATCTGCTTGAGGACGTCGTGGGTCTCCGGCAGGTTTTCATTGTTGGTGCCGTCGCGTTCGATCAGGTATGGAATGGCGTCGAGACGCAGGCCGTCAATGCCCATGTCCAGCCAGTAGCGCATCACCGACAGCACCGCTTTCATCACCTGCGGGTTGTCGAAATTCAGGTCGGGCTGGTGCGAATAGAAACGGTGCCAGAAGTACTGGCCGGCGACCGGATCCCAGGTCCAGTTGGACTTTTCGGTGTCGAGGAAGATGATCCGCGTGCCGTCGTATTTTTGATCGTCATCCGACCACACATAAAAGTCCCGCGCCGCCGAGCCTGGTTTGGCCTTGCGCGCGCGTTGGAACCACGGGTGCTGGTCGGAGGTGTGGTTGATGACCAGCTCGGTGATCACCCGCAAGCCGCGCTTGTGCGCCTCGGCGATAAAGCGCTTGGCGTCGGCCATGGTCCCGTAGTCGCTGTGCACGCCACGGTATTCGGCGATGTCGTAACCGTCGTCGCGACGTGGCGAGGGGTAGAACGGCAGCAGCCAGATGGTGTTGACGCCGAGTTCGGCGATGTAGTCGAGTTTGGCGATCAGGCCGGGAAAGTCGCCGATCCCGTCGTTGTTGGAGTCGAAAAAGGATTTGACGTGTACTTGATAGATCACCGCGTCCTTGTACCAGAGCGGGTCTTTGATGAAGGTGGCTGCTTTGGGTTTCTTCGCCATGTGAAACTCCTGCTGAATGCTTTAAAAGCGCCCCACGATGATCGTTCCCCCGCTCTGCGTGGGAATGCCGCCATGGACGCTCTGCGTCCGTTTCTGGGACGCGGAGCGTCCCGGGATGCATTCCCACGCAGAGCGTGGGAACGATCATTACGTAGCGGTGATTCGCCAGATCCCGAACGGCTGATACGCCGGGTCAATGCGCATGAACTGGTACTTGCCATGCCAGTCCCAACGATGCCCATTCATCAAATCCTCACCGTGGGTCGTCGCGTCGTCCGGCAAGCCCATCTCCCATAGCGGCAGCTCGAAATTCGCCTCCTGCACGTGGTGCGGGTCGAGGCTCACCGCCACCAGGATGAAGTTGCTGCCGTCGAAGCTGCGCTTGCCGAAATACAGAATGTTGTCGTTCCAGGCGTTGTAGACCTTCAGGCCCAGATGCGTGTGCAGCGCCGGGTTCTGTCGGCGGATGCGGTTGAGCTGGGCGATTTCGGCAATGATGTTGCCCGGCGCATTGAAGTCGCGGACACGGATTTCGTATTTCTCCGAATCAAGGTATTCCTCCTTGCCCGGCACGGGGGCCGCCTCGCACAGTTCGTACCCCGAATACATTCCCCAGAGGCCCGACCCCATGGTCGCCAGC from Pseudomonas sp. P8_229 encodes:
- the treS gene encoding maltose alpha-D-glucosyltransferase, yielding MAKKPKAATFIKDPLWYKDAVIYQVHVKSFFDSNNDGIGDFPGLIAKLDYIAELGVNTIWLLPFYPSPRRDDGYDIAEYRGVHSDYGTMADAKRFIAEAHKRGLRVITELVINHTSDQHPWFQRARKAKPGSAARDFYVWSDDDQKYDGTRIIFLDTEKSNWTWDPVAGQYFWHRFYSHQPDLNFDNPQVMKAVLSVMRYWLDMGIDGLRLDAIPYLIERDGTNNENLPETHDVLKQIRAEIDANYPDRMLLAEANQWPEDTQLYFGDTDAAGVNGDECHMAFHFPLMPRMYMALAQEDRFPITDILRQTPEIPANCQWAIFLRNHDELTLEMVTDKERDYLWNYYAADRRARINLGIRRRLAPLMERDRRRVELLNSLLLSMPGTPTLYYGDEIGMGDNIYLGDRDGVRTPMQWSIDRNGGFSRADPASLVLPPIMDPQYGYLSVNVETQAGDPHSLLNWTRRMLAVRKQSKAFGRGTLKMLSPSNRRILAYTREFTDADGKHEIILCVANVSRSAQAAELDLSAYVGMVPVEMLGGNAFPPIGQLNFLLTLAPYGFYWFALAAENQMPSWHVEPAQSLPDFTTLVLKKRMEELLEAPTRNTLEQGILPSWLQNRRWFAGKDAAIERAHLAYGVRFGDAQHPVLLSEIEVTSAGQTSRYQLPFGFIAEDQVGPALPQQLALSRVRRGRQVGLITDAFSLEAFIRAVLQGMQNNTVLNCEEGEIRFAPTAQLEKLGLGAESEVRYLSAEQSNSSVVIGNSLVLKLIRKVASGVHPELEMSAYLTEAGFANISPLLGSVIRRDAKGEDNLLMIAQGYLSNQGDAWEWTQNNLERALRDELADAMSEQEQHYNALGELKDFAGMLGQRLGEMHQVLAAPSDNPDFAPQSTSAKDALATGKDVAAQVEHALKLLKQHQGHLGAADQKRVTRLLDNKKIILGHVQELAKQTVGGLRIRVHGDLHLGQVLVIKGDAYLIDFEGEPARPLHERRGKHSPYKDVSGVLRSFDYAAAMTINVHNVDHSPESEAARHRVAERYLREAREAFVQAYRRAAASLDHAWQDPAGADAALALFGLEKAAYEVAYEAENRPTWLPVPLHGLYGLLTGLKPFSDLGGE